The following coding sequences are from one Aeromicrobium duanguangcaii window:
- a CDS encoding TerC/Alx family metal homeostasis membrane protein: MSEIGLTTWVVTVGLIMVLLAVDLTLAWVKPHHVGFREAAAWSVFYIALALAFGVWFTWAYGGERGTEYFAGYLVEKSLSVDNLFVFVVIMATFAVPDHHQHKVLTFGIVLALVMRAIFIALGAALISAFSFMFLLFGLLLIYTAVQMHRHRGQDPDVENNAVVKAARRLLPVTDTFVDGKILTRSNGRLMVTPMLIVLLAIGSVDLLFALDSIPAVFGVTQEPYIVFVANAFALLGLRALFFLVRGLLDRLVYLSAGLAIVLAFIGLKLILHWAHEDISTAVPEIPTMLSLGVIAVVLVTVTVASLRKTRQGQAQEESASAP; this comes from the coding sequence ATGAGTGAGATCGGCCTGACGACGTGGGTGGTCACCGTCGGCCTGATCATGGTGCTCCTGGCGGTCGACCTGACACTGGCGTGGGTGAAGCCGCACCACGTGGGCTTCCGCGAGGCCGCCGCCTGGTCGGTCTTCTACATCGCGCTGGCGCTCGCGTTCGGCGTGTGGTTCACGTGGGCGTACGGCGGTGAGCGCGGCACCGAGTACTTCGCCGGCTACCTGGTCGAGAAGAGCCTCTCGGTGGACAACCTGTTCGTGTTCGTCGTCATCATGGCGACCTTCGCGGTGCCGGACCACCACCAGCACAAGGTCCTCACCTTCGGGATCGTCCTGGCGCTCGTCATGCGCGCGATCTTCATCGCGCTCGGGGCGGCGCTGATCTCGGCGTTCTCGTTCATGTTCCTGCTGTTCGGGCTGCTGCTGATCTACACGGCGGTGCAGATGCACCGCCACCGTGGCCAGGACCCCGATGTCGAGAACAACGCGGTGGTGAAGGCGGCGCGGCGCCTGTTGCCGGTCACCGACACCTTCGTCGACGGCAAGATCCTCACGCGCTCGAACGGACGCCTGATGGTCACGCCGATGCTGATCGTGCTGCTGGCGATCGGCAGCGTGGACCTGCTGTTCGCGCTGGACTCGATCCCGGCGGTGTTCGGCGTGACGCAGGAGCCGTACATCGTGTTCGTGGCGAACGCGTTCGCGCTGCTGGGCCTGCGGGCGTTGTTCTTCCTGGTGCGCGGGCTGCTCGACCGGCTGGTCTACCTGTCCGCGGGACTGGCGATCGTGCTGGCGTTCATCGGGCTGAAGCTGATCCTGCACTGGGCGCACGAGGACATCTCGACCGCGGTGCCCGAGATCCCGACGATGCTCAGCCTGGGTGTCATCGCCGTCGTGTTGGTGACGGTGACGGTCGCCAGCCTGCGCAAGACCCGGCAGGGCCAGGCGCAGGAGGAGTCGGCGTCGGCTCCGTGA
- a CDS encoding flavin reductase family protein, which translates to MNDDAFEAVMTSIDAPLVVVTTAAEGERAGCLVGFHAQSSIDSAHYCVWLSKANHTYRMALRATHFAVHFLTEDDLELAEIFGTQCSAETDKFANLAVDTDETGVPLLDACPNRIVLERIAALDDGGDHVCMTTRVVSAHSGGRFTPLRVSDAEDLEPGHPAEARAVRP; encoded by the coding sequence GTGAATGACGACGCGTTCGAGGCCGTGATGACGTCGATCGACGCTCCCCTGGTCGTGGTGACCACCGCGGCCGAGGGCGAGCGTGCGGGCTGCCTCGTGGGGTTCCACGCCCAGTCCAGCATCGACTCCGCGCACTACTGCGTCTGGCTGTCCAAGGCCAACCACACGTACCGGATGGCACTGCGCGCGACGCACTTCGCCGTCCACTTCCTGACCGAGGACGACCTCGAGCTGGCCGAGATCTTCGGCACGCAGTGCAGCGCCGAGACCGACAAGTTCGCGAACCTGGCCGTCGACACCGACGAGACCGGCGTGCCGCTGCTGGACGCGTGCCCGAACCGGATCGTGCTGGAGCGGATCGCCGCCCTCGACGACGGCGGCGACCACGTCTGCATGACCACGCGCGTCGTCTCGGCCCACTCCGGCGGGCGGTTCACTCCCCTGCGCGTGTCCGACGCCGAGGACCTCGAGCCCGGGCATCCGGCGGAGGCCCGGGCTGTCCGTCCCTGA